A window of the Buchnera aphidicola (Pterocallis alni) genome harbors these coding sequences:
- the folC gene encoding bifunctional tetrahydrofolate synthase/dihydrofolate synthase, protein MKRIKYDRNTPFKLWLSYINTIYPPSVDFSLERVIYVAKKLDVLNIPSFIFTVTGTNGKGSTCITIEQLFLHSGYTVGLYTSPHLINYYERIRINGKYITNYIIYTTMFEKIELLRNNVILTNFEFITLTALLIFQELNLDVIILEVGIGGRLDPTNIINPNIAVITNINMDHIHILGKNRNDIALEKAGIFRKNISVIIGEDKIPNSIYKLAYYLKNDLYRIRYEWFWYITNNCWNLYDTKGNICNLPISNVFVPNVALGLEAFRISNFYYNKKNIVKAIEKIFIPGRLQTILYHPYIIVDVAHNPHATLVLYKRLKNILSKRENGNIYAIIGMILNKDIKNTVFNLFGIIHQWYYTSLKSDNSVHTDVLKKYLPHNSVCCSSIDIALDILIHKVSDKDIILVFGSFIAVSEAVVYIRTKYIFNNILIKN, encoded by the coding sequence ATGAAGAGAATTAAATATGATCGCAATACACCTTTTAAATTATGGTTATCTTATATTAATACAATATATCCTCCCTCAGTGGATTTTTCTCTTGAAAGAGTAATATATGTTGCTAAAAAATTGGATGTATTAAATATTCCTTCTTTTATATTTACTGTAACTGGTACTAATGGTAAGGGTAGTACATGTATTACGATTGAACAATTATTTTTACATTCTGGTTATACGGTTGGTTTGTATACTTCGCCTCATTTAATTAATTATTATGAAAGAATTAGGATTAATGGGAAATATATTACTAATTATATTATATATACTACTATGTTTGAAAAAATTGAATTATTAAGAAATAATGTTATATTAACTAATTTTGAATTTATTACACTGACTGCATTATTAATATTTCAAGAATTAAATTTGGATGTGATAATATTAGAAGTTGGAATAGGTGGTAGATTAGATCCAACAAATATTATTAATCCTAATATTGCCGTGATTACAAATATTAATATGGATCATATTCATATTTTAGGAAAAAATAGGAATGATATTGCTTTGGAAAAAGCAGGAATTTTTAGAAAAAATATTTCAGTTATAATAGGAGAGGATAAAATTCCTAATTCTATATATAAATTAGCATATTATTTAAAGAACGATTTATATAGAATAAGATATGAATGGTTTTGGTATATAACAAATAACTGTTGGAATTTATATGATACAAAAGGGAATATATGTAATTTACCCATTTCTAATGTTTTTGTACCAAATGTAGCTTTAGGATTAGAAGCATTTAGAATATCTAATTTTTATTATAATAAAAAAAATATTGTTAAAGCTATAGAAAAAATTTTCATTCCAGGTAGATTACAAACGATTTTATATCATCCATATATAATTGTAGATGTTGCTCATAATCCACACGCTACTTTAGTTTTATATAAACGATTAAAAAATATATTGAGTAAAAGAGAGAATGGAAATATTTATGCAATAATAGGTATGATTCTGAACAAAGATATTAAAAATACTGTTTTTAATTTGTTCGGTATTATTCACCAATGGTATTATACTAGTTTAAAATCTGATAATTCTGTTCATACAGATGTCTTAAAAAAATATTTACCACACAATTCAGTATGTTGTTCGAGTATTGATATTGCATTAGATATATTAATACATAAAGTGAGTGATAAAGATATTATCTTAGTATTTGGTTCTTTTATTGCTGTTTCGGAAGCTGTTGTATATATTCGTACAAAATATATTTTTAATAATATATTGATTAAAAATTAA
- a CDS encoding ribose-phosphate pyrophosphokinase — protein MIIMKIFSGNSIPKLAELIAHKLYINIGKSTVNRFSDGEISVKINENVRGYDIFIIQSTCYPTNDNIIELAVIIDALRRASAGRITAVIPYFGYARQDRRVRSTRVPITAKIVADFLSNVGIDRVLTVDLHAEQIQGFFDVPVDNVFGSFVLLEDMLKSKLHDPIIISPDIGGVVRARAIAKLLYDTDMAIIDKRRPRNNVAQVMNIIGDVNKRDCILIDDMIDTGGTLCAAAKALKQHGANQVLAYATHPVFSGNIIENINKEYIDEVIVCDTIPLSIEIQQNKKVRTLTLSSMLAEAIRRISNEESISAMFEYKKCKIK, from the coding sequence ATAATTATAATGAAAATATTTTCCGGTAACTCTATTCCAAAATTAGCAGAACTCATTGCACATAAATTATATATTAATATCGGTAAATCTACAGTAAATAGATTTAGTGATGGCGAAATTAGTGTTAAAATTAACGAGAATGTAAGAGGGTATGATATTTTTATTATTCAATCTACATGTTATCCAACAAATGATAATATTATAGAATTAGCTGTAATAATAGATGCTTTACGTAGAGCATCTGCAGGAAGAATAACTGCTGTTATTCCATACTTTGGATATGCTAGACAAGATCGCCGAGTTAGATCAACCAGGGTACCAATAACAGCGAAAATAGTAGCAGATTTTTTATCTAATGTAGGTATAGATAGAGTACTTACTGTGGATTTACATGCAGAACAAATACAAGGATTTTTTGATGTTCCTGTGGATAATGTATTTGGCAGTTTCGTATTACTAGAAGATATGTTAAAAAGTAAATTACACGACCCTATTATTATTTCTCCAGATATCGGAGGAGTAGTCCGAGCTAGAGCTATTGCAAAATTATTATATGATACTGACATGGCTATTATTGACAAAAGAAGACCCCGAAATAATGTAGCTCAAGTTATGAATATAATAGGAGATGTTAATAAAAGAGATTGTATCTTAATAGATGATATGATTGATACTGGAGGAACACTATGTGCAGCAGCAAAAGCATTAAAACAACATGGAGCAAATCAAGTACTAGCATATGCTACACACCCAGTTTTTTCAGGAAATATTATAGAAAATATAAACAAAGAATATATAGACGAAGTAATTGTATGTGATACTATTCCTTTATCTATAGAAATTCAACAAAACAAAAAAGTCAGAACGTTAACTTTATCTAGCATGCTAGCTGAAGCAATTCGTAGAATTAGTAATGAAGAATCTATTTCAGCTATGTTTGAATATAAAAAATGTAAAATAAAATAA
- the prfA gene encoding peptide chain release factor 1 — MQDLFLKKLQMLYIRFKKIEQIFRHITILSNNSVMSSLSKEYAKLSDIIQYYVEWKKLKKNIKLTKLLLYDADILDLVQDELTVLQEKNMILERKIKQIVLPEDPDDKKSCFIEIRAATGGDEAAIFAGDLFKMYGKYAEYQNWNIKIMSCSIGEKGGFKEIILKITGLGVCGRLKFESGGHRVQRVPQTESQGRIHTSTCTVAVMPEVLACEDTIIKSSDLKIDTFRSSGAGGQHVNTTDSAIRITHIPTGTVVECQDERSQHKNKSKALSILSARIHAQEIKKKKIKDSFIRKNLLGTGDRSDRNRTYNFPKNRVTDHRINLTIYCLQDILNGNLDMLIEPILQEYYSDLLLYCR, encoded by the coding sequence TTGCAAGATTTATTTTTAAAAAAATTACAGATGCTATATATTAGATTTAAAAAAATTGAACAAATATTTAGACATATTACTATTTTGTCTAACAATAGTGTTATGAGTTCTTTATCAAAAGAATATGCTAAATTATCTGACATTATTCAATATTATGTAGAGTGGAAAAAATTAAAAAAAAATATTAAATTAACAAAATTATTACTATATGATGCAGATATTTTAGATTTAGTACAAGATGAATTAACAGTGTTACAAGAAAAAAATATGATATTAGAACGTAAAATAAAACAAATTGTTTTACCGGAAGACCCGGATGATAAAAAGAGTTGTTTTATTGAAATAAGAGCAGCTACTGGGGGGGATGAAGCAGCAATATTTGCTGGTGATTTGTTTAAAATGTATGGTAAATATGCAGAATACCAAAATTGGAATATAAAAATAATGAGTTGTAGTATTGGGGAAAAGGGTGGTTTTAAGGAAATTATTTTAAAAATTACAGGACTAGGTGTATGTGGTAGATTAAAATTTGAATCTGGAGGACATCGCGTACAACGTGTTCCTCAAACAGAGTCTCAGGGTAGAATTCATACTTCAACATGTACAGTAGCAGTAATGCCAGAAGTTCTTGCATGTGAAGATACTATTATTAAATCTTCTGATTTAAAAATAGATACTTTTCGATCTTCTGGAGCTGGAGGACAACATGTTAATACAACTGATTCTGCCATTAGAATTACTCATATTCCAACGGGAACAGTAGTAGAATGTCAAGATGAACGTTCACAACATAAAAATAAGTCTAAGGCATTATCCATTTTATCTGCTCGTATTCATGCTCAAGAAATAAAAAAAAAAAAAATAAAGGATTCTTTTATTAGGAAAAATTTATTAGGTACTGGTGATAGATCGGATAGAAATAGAACTTATAATTTTCCTAAAAATAGAGTAACAGATCATCGTATTAATTTAACTATATATTGTTTACAGGATATATTAAATGGAAATTTAGATATGTTAATAGAACCTATTCTACAAGAATATTATTCCGATCTTCTATTATATTGTCGATAA
- the prmC gene encoding peptide chain release factor N(5)-glutamine methyltransferase, whose amino-acid sequence MNIKNWLKYAKLLLSYDNSVLDAEILLSYVLKKSRVWIKIFDCFVLNKVQINILNNYLYRRKNFEPIAYIIQKKEFWSLSFIVSKNSLIPRPETEILVEQSLNRLGKTGYILDLGSGCGNIALSLAFEKPYCSVLGIDYILELILLAKMNAVCLNISNATFVQGNWFQSINMQFNIIVSNPPYLSVNHMVGINKEVSFEPYYTLFSGSNGMSDISKIIYNAKKYLFLKGWLLIEYGIGQTKIIHNLFKENDFYNISVYKDYHGYNRVIAGQKIYE is encoded by the coding sequence ATGAATATAAAAAATTGGTTAAAATATGCTAAATTATTATTATCTTATGATAATTCTGTTTTAGATGCAGAAATTTTACTAAGTTATGTATTAAAAAAGTCTCGAGTATGGATAAAAATATTTGATTGTTTTGTATTAAATAAAGTTCAAATAAATATTTTAAATAATTATTTATATCGTAGAAAAAATTTTGAACCTATTGCTTATATTATTCAAAAAAAAGAATTTTGGTCTTTATCATTTATTGTGTCAAAAAATTCTTTAATACCAAGACCAGAAACTGAAATATTAGTAGAGCAAAGTTTAAATAGATTAGGGAAAACTGGTTATATATTAGACTTAGGTTCAGGTTGTGGTAATATAGCTTTGTCTTTAGCTTTTGAAAAGCCATATTGTAGTGTATTAGGTATTGATTATATTTTAGAATTGATTTTACTCGCTAAAATGAATGCTGTGTGTTTAAATATTAGTAATGCTACTTTTGTACAAGGTAATTGGTTTCAATCTATTAATATGCAATTTAATATAATTGTTAGTAATCCTCCTTATTTAAGTGTCAATCATATGGTAGGTATCAATAAAGAAGTGTCTTTTGAGCCATATTATACATTATTTTCTGGAAGTAATGGTATGAGTGATATTAGTAAGATTATTTATAATGCAAAAAAATATTTATTTTTAAAAGGTTGGTTATTAATTGAGTATGGAATAGGTCAAACGAAAATAATACATAATTTATTTAAAGAAAACGACTTTTATAATATCAGTGTTTATAAAGATTATCATGGTTATAATCGTGTAATAGCTGGTCAAAAAATATATGAGTAA
- a CDS encoding acetate kinase, with translation MLNDLVLVLNCGSSSVRFSVLNPVNEEVYLSGLIDKLYLSESCIEWTRKHEKNRLIIGDNVSHFESLHFLIENVFKKYSYLLSNITAIGHRVVHGGMSLNKTTIVNKDVIEEIKKNIVFAPLHNPINLLGIQAALEYFPHLSKKNVIVLDTAFYKKMPESSYLYAIPYNFYKKYNIRRYGAHGISHYYVVKEAAKILNINMNCLNVISCHLGGGSSVTVFRNGICVDTSMGLTPLEGLVMGTRSGDIDPSIIFFLNNVVKMSINDIQDLLMYKSGILGLNNGITSDFRYVERNYQHELGANRAINIFCHRLSKYISSYTTLLNGKLDGIIFTGGIGANSSLVRRITLSKLSMFGIKINNQLNNIMSMGRCGFIERYNTIPLLVIPTNEELVIAKQTIKILKEF, from the coding sequence ATGTTAAATGATTTAGTTTTAGTTTTAAATTGTGGTAGTTCTTCTGTACGATTTTCTGTTTTAAATCCTGTAAATGAAGAAGTGTATTTATCTGGTTTAATTGATAAATTATATTTATCTGAATCTTGTATAGAATGGACACGGAAACACGAAAAGAATCGATTAATTATTGGTGATAATGTATCACATTTTGAATCGTTACATTTTTTGATTGAAAATGTTTTTAAAAAATATAGTTATTTACTATCTAATATTACAGCAATTGGGCATCGTGTAGTACATGGTGGTATGAGTTTAAATAAGACGACTATTGTTAATAAAGATGTTATTGAAGAAATTAAAAAAAATATTGTTTTTGCTCCTTTACATAATCCAATTAATTTATTAGGTATTCAAGCTGCGCTTGAATATTTTCCTCATTTATCTAAAAAAAATGTTATTGTTTTAGATACCGCTTTTTATAAAAAAATGCCAGAATCATCATACTTATATGCTATTCCTTATAATTTTTATAAAAAATATAATATCAGACGTTATGGGGCACATGGTATTAGTCATTATTATGTAGTAAAAGAAGCTGCTAAAATTTTAAATATTAATATGAATTGTTTAAATGTTATTTCATGTCACTTGGGTGGTGGTTCCTCTGTGACAGTTTTTCGTAATGGAATATGTGTAGATACTTCTATGGGTTTAACTCCATTGGAAGGGTTAGTTATGGGTACTAGAAGTGGTGATATTGATCCTTCTATAATTTTTTTTCTTAACAATGTTGTTAAAATGAGTATAAATGACATTCAAGATTTATTAATGTATAAATCAGGAATATTAGGGTTAAATAATGGTATTACTAGTGATTTTCGATATGTTGAGCGCAATTATCAGCATGAATTAGGAGCAAATAGAGCAATAAATATTTTTTGTCATAGATTATCAAAATACATTAGTAGTTATACTACTTTATTAAATGGAAAACTAGATGGAATTATTTTTACAGGAGGTATCGGAGCAAATTCTTCCTTAGTGAGACGTATTACTTTATCGAAATTATCGATGTTTGGTATAAAAATTAATAATCAGTTAAATAATATAATGAGTATGGGTAGATGTGGTTTTATTGAGAGATATAATACTATTCCATTGTTAGTAATTCCTACAAATGAAGAATTAGTTATTGCAAAACAAACTATTAAAATATTAAAAGAATTTTAA
- the pta gene encoding phosphate acetyltransferase — translation MIRTIILVPLADSVGLTTLSVSLVNLFKYDNLKVLFLDPFYSFDHTDNHGGDTCFILQKYYSIPCIQLSKKIQKKFFIESEKEKFVIENTMDLYDKYKKSYDIIFIEGIKNHDKGCYIHDINLQLAQHLNAEIIFYTSNQNIINIPLSNFFSSNYTYLFSKIIGIIINNISFDIFKTCMNSSENRIITKYNVKKYIHRKYENINIIANIPYNKNLFSISKHILFKNLYIESVNINDSVDCVVHACMLYNDLFFVKNTKYNGVMLIISFPTFIKKYNNIFFYIVQYYCFQSILFTNVTVLDINKIKEIIYNYKIDIPIFYSFLKEELIILLLKQLKLNIIQNNQSQISHLIKYCLKYINKKLIFSYKYHNSQNDISIVSPIFFKNSIIAKAKKNVNCILLPEGQDPRIIEAASIVNKLGIAKCILLGDPHIIFSIAREKNILILDNMIINPIKICDNYINLLFLLRKHKGMTKDLAKLYVKNNLVLGTLMLHANDVDGMVCGVNYSSADVLRTAFQIIGVNKENSNNDFLVSSIFFMLLKHKVLIYSDCAININPDAMQLCNIAISSANLANLFNINPRIAMLSYSTGSSGCGDSIDKVRTATKLVKKIRPDLIIDGPIQYDASVNTFISNVKLPNSNLRGNANVFIFPDLNSGNITYKAVQQTSNTISIGPILQGLRKPINDLSRGSTVQDIIYTIAITSIQSN, via the coding sequence GTGATACGTACAATTATATTAGTTCCTTTAGCAGATAGTGTTGGGCTTACAACATTAAGTGTAAGTTTAGTAAATTTATTTAAATATGATAATCTAAAAGTTTTATTTTTGGATCCGTTTTATTCTTTTGACCATACCGATAACCATGGAGGAGATACTTGTTTTATTTTACAAAAATATTATTCTATTCCTTGTATTCAGTTGAGTAAAAAAATACAAAAAAAATTTTTTATAGAATCAGAGAAAGAAAAATTTGTTATAGAAAATACGATGGATTTATATGATAAATACAAAAAATCATATGATATTATTTTTATAGAGGGTATAAAAAATCATGACAAAGGATGTTATATACATGATATAAACTTACAATTAGCTCAACATTTAAATGCTGAAATAATTTTTTATACTTCTAATCAAAATATTATTAATATCCCATTAAGTAATTTTTTTTCTAGTAATTATACATATTTATTTAGTAAGATTATAGGAATTATTATTAATAATATTTCGTTTGATATTTTTAAAACATGTATGAATAGTTCTGAAAATAGAATTATTACGAAATATAATGTAAAAAAATATATTCATAGAAAATATGAAAATATTAATATAATAGCAAATATTCCTTATAATAAAAATTTATTTTCTATATCTAAGCATATATTATTTAAAAATTTATACATAGAATCTGTAAATATAAATGATTCTGTTGATTGTGTAGTACATGCATGCATGTTATATAATGATTTGTTTTTTGTTAAAAACACTAAATATAATGGAGTTATGCTAATTATTTCATTTCCTACTTTTATTAAAAAATATAATAATATATTTTTTTATATTGTACAATATTATTGTTTTCAATCTATTTTATTTACAAATGTTACTGTATTAGATATTAATAAAATAAAAGAAATTATATATAATTATAAAATTGATATACCTATTTTTTATTCCTTTTTAAAAGAAGAATTGATTATTTTGTTGCTTAAACAATTAAAATTGAATATTATACAAAACAATCAATCACAAATTAGTCATTTAATAAAATATTGTTTAAAATATATAAATAAAAAATTAATTTTTTCCTATAAATATCATAACTCACAGAATGATATTAGTATAGTATCACCTATTTTTTTTAAAAATAGTATAATAGCGAAAGCTAAAAAAAATGTAAATTGTATATTGTTACCAGAAGGGCAGGATCCAAGAATAATAGAAGCAGCATCCATTGTAAATAAATTAGGTATAGCTAAATGTATATTATTAGGTGATCCGCACATAATATTTTCAATAGCGAGAGAAAAAAATATTTTAATTTTAGATAATATGATTATTAATCCAATCAAAATATGTGATAATTATATTAATTTATTATTTTTATTAAGAAAACATAAAGGGATGACTAAAGATTTAGCAAAATTATATGTTAAAAATAATTTAGTTCTTGGTACTTTAATGTTACATGCGAACGATGTTGATGGTATGGTATGTGGTGTCAATTATTCTAGTGCAGATGTTTTACGTACTGCTTTTCAAATTATTGGAGTAAATAAAGAAAATAGTAATAATGATTTTTTAGTTTCTTCTATTTTTTTTATGTTATTAAAACATAAAGTATTAATATATTCTGATTGTGCAATAAATATTAACCCCGATGCTATGCAATTATGTAATATTGCTATTTCTTCTGCTAATTTAGCTAATTTATTTAATATTAATCCAAGAATTGCCATGTTATCTTATTCTACTGGATCTTCTGGTTGTGGAGATAGTATCGATAAAGTACGTACAGCAACAAAGTTAGTTAAAAAAATTAGACCAGATTTAATCATTGATGGTCCAATTCAATATGATGCTTCTGTTAATACTTTTATTTCTAATGTTAAATTGCCTAATTCTAATTTACGAGGTAATGCAAATGTATTTATATTCCCAGATTTAAACTCTGGAAATATTACATATAAAGCTGTACAACAAACATCAAATACCATTTCTATCGGTCCTATTTTACAAGGTTTACGTAAACCAATTAATGATTTATCGCGTGGTTCCACGGTACAAGATATTATATATACTATTGCTATTACATCGATTCAATCTAATTAG
- the yfaE gene encoding class I ribonucleotide reductase maintenance protein YfaE produces the protein MNLKNLKYNKKYYQIIFNNKKIHIKKKNNTISLLKILILHKVHINYECQNGYCGTCRVKLIKGQITYFHKNIIAVIKKKYILPCCCIINSNITIIH, from the coding sequence ATGAATTTAAAAAATTTAAAATATAATAAAAAATATTATCAAATTATCTTTAATAATAAAAAAATTCACATTAAAAAAAAAAATAACACCATCTCTCTTCTGAAGATTTTGATATTACATAAAGTACATATAAATTATGAATGTCAAAATGGATATTGTGGTACATGTCGTGTAAAATTAATAAAAGGTCAGATTACATATTTTCACAAAAACATTATAGCGGTAATAAAAAAAAAATACATACTACCCTGTTGTTGTATAATTAATAGTAACATTACAATCATTCATTAA
- the nrdB gene encoding class Ia ribonucleoside-diphosphate reductase subunit beta — MTYTTFSRTNNNQLKEPMFFGQPVNISRYDQQKYIIFERLIEKQLSFFWRPEEIDLSKDRIDFQKLSQQEQHIFISNLKYQTLLDSIQGRSPNIAFLPIISIPELETWIETWSFSETIHSRSYTHIIRNIINSPSIIFDNIISNKNICERAQDICYYYDILITMIEYWHILGSGTYQIHPNKTIQVNLKTLKKALYLCLINVNVLESIRFYVSFACSFAFAERKLMEGNAKIIRLIARDELLHLTGTQHIINILKNYENDSDMIKIIQNCTTESINLFRQAAQQEKKWAEYLFKNGSLLGLNKNILFQYIEYITNIRMEAIDLPPIFKKTTNPIPWINHWLASDNVQVAPQETEISSYLVGQIDSEIKKNEFKKFKI; from the coding sequence ATGACATATACTACTTTTTCTAGAACAAATAATAATCAATTAAAAGAACCAATGTTTTTTGGACAACCGGTCAATATTTCTCGTTATGATCAACAAAAATATATAATTTTTGAACGTTTAATAGAAAAACAACTATCATTTTTTTGGAGACCTGAAGAAATTGACTTATCAAAAGATAGAATTGATTTTCAAAAACTATCACAACAAGAACAACATATATTTATTAGTAATTTAAAATATCAAACATTATTAGATTCCATACAGGGAAGAAGTCCGAATATTGCATTTCTACCCATAATATCTATTCCAGAATTAGAAACTTGGATTGAAACATGGTCATTTTCAGAAACTATTCATTCCAGATCTTATACACATATTATAAGAAATATTATTAATTCTCCATCAATTATTTTTGATAATATTATTTCTAACAAAAACATATGTGAAAGAGCTCAAGATATTTGTTATTATTATGATATTTTAATTACTATGATAGAATATTGGCATATTTTAGGAAGCGGTACTTATCAAATTCATCCAAATAAAACTATTCAAGTTAATCTTAAAACTCTAAAAAAAGCATTATATCTCTGTTTAATTAATGTGAATGTACTAGAATCTATAAGATTTTATGTTAGTTTCGCTTGTTCTTTTGCATTTGCTGAAAGAAAATTAATGGAAGGAAATGCAAAAATTATTCGATTAATTGCTAGAGATGAATTATTACATCTCACCGGCACACAACACATTATAAATATTTTAAAAAATTATGAAAATGATTCAGATATGATAAAAATTATACAAAATTGTACTACAGAATCAATAAATTTATTTAGACAAGCAGCTCAACAAGAAAAAAAATGGGCTGAATATTTATTTAAAAATGGTTCATTGTTAGGATTAAATAAAAATATACTATTCCAATATATAGAATATATTACTAATATTAGAATGGAAGCAATTGACTTACCACCAATTTTTAAAAAAACAACTAATCCAATTCCATGGATTAATCATTGGTTAGCATCAGATAACGTTCAAGTTGCTCCACAAGAAACTGAAATTAGTTCATATTTAGTAGGACAAATCGATTCCGAAATAAAAAAAAATGAATTTAAAAAATTTAAAATATAA